One window of the Onychostoma macrolepis isolate SWU-2019 chromosome 21, ASM1243209v1, whole genome shotgun sequence genome contains the following:
- the cbr1l gene encoding carbonyl reductase 1-like — protein MSKRVAVVTGANKGIGLAIVKGLCKAGFNGDILLTARNEKLGQDAVAGLKSEGCKNVIFHQLDVCDQGSSLKPKKFLLEKYGGLDVLINNAGIAFKHSATEPFGEQAEVTMRTNFWGMLWVCHALLPILRPKARVVNVSSFVSKKSLNQCSPELQAKFRNKDLSEEELCLLMGEFVQSAQAGDHTAQGWPNTAYGTTKIGATVLSRIQARVLIETRPDDGILLNACCPGWVRTDMAGPNATKSPEEGAETPVYLAMLPEGAKEPHGQLVWDKTVQEW, from the exons ATGTCTAAAAGAGTAGCTGTAGTTACAGGAGCAAATAAAGGCATCGGACTGGCGATTGTTAAAGGCTTGTGCAAAGCAGGTTTCAATGGAGATATTCTCCTTACTGCACGGAATGAGAAGCTGGGACAAGATGCGGTTGCTGGACTGAAATCTGAGGGATGCAAAAACGTAATCTTCCACCAACTTGATGTATGTGACCAAGGAAGCTCTCTGAAACCGAAGAAGTTTCTTCTGGAGAAGTACGGCGGCCTGGATGTTCTTATTAACAACGCGGGAATTGCCTTCAAAC ATTCAGCAACAGAGCCATTTGGAGAACAGGCTGAGGTGACCATGCGTACCAACTTCTGGGGAATGCTGTGGGTGTGCCATGCACTTCTGCCGATACTTCGACCCAAAGCTCGGGTTGTCAACGTCTCTAGCTTTGTTAGCAAGAAATCCCTTAACCAGTGCAGTCCTGAACTACAGGCAAA ATTCCGAAATAAAGATTTGTCTGAGGAGGAATTGTGCCTGCTGATGGGAGAGTTTGTTCAGTCTGCACAGGCAGGGGATCATACAGCTCAAGGCTGGCCAAACACTGCCTATGGTACCACCAAG ATTGGTGCAACTGTGCTATCAAGGATCCAGGCTCGAGTTCTTATCGAGACAAGGCCAGATGATGGTATCCTCCTGAATGCTTGCTGTCCAGGATGGGTGCGGACAGACATGGCCGGACCAAATGCTACCAAGAGTCCAGAGGAAGGGGCAGAAACTCCTGTTTATCTGGCAATGCTGCCTGAAGGAGCCAAAGAGCCACATGGACAGCTAGTGTGGGACAAGACTGTACAGGAATGGTAG
- the tgfb1b gene encoding transforming growth factor beta-1 proprotein isoform X1, with protein MRAENLLMALQCLLGFVHYSGALSTCSPLDLELIKRKRIEAIRGQILSKLRLSKEPEVDEEEVIDNIPAELISVYNSTMELNEEQAATPVHQPIEDPMEEEYYAKEVHKFTMKPAVDENLEKLLWFNITDISHKLGLNHTVSQVELRMQIRDASMAPDSEQRLELYQITGNKSRYLESRFISIQMIGKWLTFDVTQTLKDWLQRNEAEQGFQLKLADNCEPQKTFPLRIKGLARARGDKGTLAENMPRPHMLVMSLPLDGHSSLKSRRKRQTETDRVCTDKSEGCCVRSLYIDFRKDLGWKWIHEPSGYYANYCTGSCSFVWTSENKYSQVLALYRHHNPGASAQPCCVPQVLDPLPILYYVGRQHKVEQLSNMIVKTCKCC; from the exons ATGAGGGCGGAGAATTTATTAATGGCATTGCAATGCCTGTTGGGATTTGTGCACTATAGTGGAGCTTTGTCAACATGCAGTCCTTTAGACCTGGAACTAATAAAGAGAAAGCGCATCGAAGCCATTCGAGGACAGATTCTCAGCAAGCTACGACTGTCTAAGGAACCAGAAGTAGATGAGGAAGAGGTGATAGACAACATCCCAGCAGAGCTCATCTCGGTGTATAACAGCACCATGGAACTAAATGAGGAGCAGGCAGCGACTCCTGTACACCAACCTATAGAAGATCCTATGGAGGAGGAATACTATGCTAAGGAAGTTCACAAGTTCACCATGAAACCGG CAGTGGATGAAAACCTGGAAAAGCTCTTATGGTTCAACATCACAGATATAAGCCACAAATTGGGTTTAAACCACACAGTCTCCCAGGTGGAGCTCCGTATGCAAATCAGGGATGCTTCAATGGCTCCTGATTCAGAGCAGAGACTGGAGCTGTATCAGATCACTGGGAACAAATCTCGGTACTTGGAATCACGTTTCATTTCCATCCAAATGATTGGCAAGTGGCTGACGTTTGATGTCACACAGACCTTGAAGGACTGGCTGCAGAGGAATG AGGCAGAGCAAGGATTTCAATTGAAGTTGGCTGATAATTGTGAGCCTCAGAAGACATTTCCATTGAGAATAAAAG GTTTGGCTCGTGCAAGAGGTGATAAAGGCACCTTAGCAGAAAATATGCCAAGGCCTCACATGTTGGTAATGTCACTTCCTCTTGACGGCCACAGCTCATTAAAATCTCGCAGAAAACGTCAAACGGAAACAGATCGAGTTTGTACCGA TAAGTCTGAGGGCTGCTGTGTGAGGAGTCTGTACATTGACTTCCGCAAAGACCTGGGCTGGAAGTGGATACATGAACCTTCTGGTTATTATGCCAACTATTGCACTGGCTCTTGCTCTTTCGtctggacttcagaaaacaagtACTCACAG GTTCTTGCGCTGTATAGGCATCACAATCCTGGTGCATCTGCTCAACCCTGCTGTGTACCGCAGGTTCTAGACCCACTGCCCATCCTTTACTATGTGGGCCGCCAACATAAG GTAGAACAGCTGTCAAACATGATTGTGAAGACCTGCAAGTGTTGCTGA
- the tgfb1b gene encoding transforming growth factor beta-1 proprotein isoform X2 produces MRAENLLMALQCLLGFVHYSGALSTCSPLDLELIKRKRIEAIRGQILSKLRLSKEPEVDEEEVIDNIPAELISVYNSTMELNEEQAATPVHQPIEDPMEEEYYAKEVHKFTMKPVDENLEKLLWFNITDISHKLGLNHTVSQVELRMQIRDASMAPDSEQRLELYQITGNKSRYLESRFISIQMIGKWLTFDVTQTLKDWLQRNEAEQGFQLKLADNCEPQKTFPLRIKGLARARGDKGTLAENMPRPHMLVMSLPLDGHSSLKSRRKRQTETDRVCTDKSEGCCVRSLYIDFRKDLGWKWIHEPSGYYANYCTGSCSFVWTSENKYSQVLALYRHHNPGASAQPCCVPQVLDPLPILYYVGRQHKVEQLSNMIVKTCKCC; encoded by the exons ATGAGGGCGGAGAATTTATTAATGGCATTGCAATGCCTGTTGGGATTTGTGCACTATAGTGGAGCTTTGTCAACATGCAGTCCTTTAGACCTGGAACTAATAAAGAGAAAGCGCATCGAAGCCATTCGAGGACAGATTCTCAGCAAGCTACGACTGTCTAAGGAACCAGAAGTAGATGAGGAAGAGGTGATAGACAACATCCCAGCAGAGCTCATCTCGGTGTATAACAGCACCATGGAACTAAATGAGGAGCAGGCAGCGACTCCTGTACACCAACCTATAGAAGATCCTATGGAGGAGGAATACTATGCTAAGGAAGTTCACAAGTTCACCATGAAACCGG TGGATGAAAACCTGGAAAAGCTCTTATGGTTCAACATCACAGATATAAGCCACAAATTGGGTTTAAACCACACAGTCTCCCAGGTGGAGCTCCGTATGCAAATCAGGGATGCTTCAATGGCTCCTGATTCAGAGCAGAGACTGGAGCTGTATCAGATCACTGGGAACAAATCTCGGTACTTGGAATCACGTTTCATTTCCATCCAAATGATTGGCAAGTGGCTGACGTTTGATGTCACACAGACCTTGAAGGACTGGCTGCAGAGGAATG AGGCAGAGCAAGGATTTCAATTGAAGTTGGCTGATAATTGTGAGCCTCAGAAGACATTTCCATTGAGAATAAAAG GTTTGGCTCGTGCAAGAGGTGATAAAGGCACCTTAGCAGAAAATATGCCAAGGCCTCACATGTTGGTAATGTCACTTCCTCTTGACGGCCACAGCTCATTAAAATCTCGCAGAAAACGTCAAACGGAAACAGATCGAGTTTGTACCGA TAAGTCTGAGGGCTGCTGTGTGAGGAGTCTGTACATTGACTTCCGCAAAGACCTGGGCTGGAAGTGGATACATGAACCTTCTGGTTATTATGCCAACTATTGCACTGGCTCTTGCTCTTTCGtctggacttcagaaaacaagtACTCACAG GTTCTTGCGCTGTATAGGCATCACAATCCTGGTGCATCTGCTCAACCCTGCTGTGTACCGCAGGTTCTAGACCCACTGCCCATCCTTTACTATGTGGGCCGCCAACATAAG GTAGAACAGCTGTCAAACATGATTGTGAAGACCTGCAAGTGTTGCTGA
- the b9d2 gene encoding B9 domain-containing protein 2, whose protein sequence is MAELHIIGQIIGATGFPQNSLFCKWGVHAGGAWRLLSGLKEGQTQVDMPQTGDMAYWSHPIDLHYTTKGLQGWPKLHLQVWHQDSFGRCQLYGYGYIHVPSSPGQHRLQCVTWRPLAGPWQDQLAEMFVGGGPQLRTPDLIYSGTDRYRLHTVGMGTVELELCVILRHFDRYGVES, encoded by the exons ATGGCAGAGTTGCATATAATTGGACAAATCATCGGGGCCACCGGATTCCCACAGAACAGCCTTTTCTGCAAATGGGGTGTACACGCAG GAGGAGCATGGAGACTTCTTTCTGGTCTGAAGGAAGGCCAGACCCAGGTGGACATGCCTCAAACTGGGGACATGGCATACTGGAGTCATCCCATTGATTTGCACTACACTACAAAGGGCCTACAAG GATGGCCAAAGCTTCATCTCCAGGTGTGGCATCAGGACTCTTTTGGCCGATGCCAGCTGTACGGTTATGGTTATATCCACGTACCATCAAGCCCAGGACAGCATCGTCTGCAGTGCGTGACATGGCGACCGCTGGCAGGACCCTGGCAGGATCAACTTGCTGAGATGTTTGTCGGAGGAGGTCCACAGCTGCGCACGCCAGATCTCATCTACAGTGGCACAGACCGATACAGACTCCACACAGTTGGCATGGGCACAGTTGAACTAGAGCTGTGCGTTATTCTGCGCCACTTTGACAGATACGGTGTGGAGAGTTGA